CCGGGGCCCTTGGTGCCGGTGTAGCGGCCCAGGGTCAGCACGACGCCACGCTGGTACTCCGGCAGGATCTTCACCGCGGAGAACAGCAGCAGCATGCCGAGGATTACCAGAACGCCGACGAATCCGAACATGATCATCTCCCGTCTCTCATGGATGGGTCGCGTCGGCTGGCGCCGGCTCGACCCGCAACAGCAAACCCTGCCGCGACACCACGCGCACCCGCGCACCAGCCGGCAAGGCGATATTGCTATGCACGCGCCAGCGCTCGCCGCGCACCAGCATCCACGCCTCGCCGTTGGCGCCCACCGGCTCCAGCAGTTCGCCGATATCCATCCGCATCGCCGCGTCGCCGGTGGCCTGATGCGCGCGGCGCGAACGGAACACCAGCCACACGATCAGCGCCAGCAGCGCGGCTGCGCCCACCGCGATGCCGGCGATCACGCCGAGGTTGACACCATAGCCGGGCACACCGGTATTCATCAGCATCACCGAGCCCGTCACGAACGCCACCAGTCCGCCGACGCCGAACGCGCCCACGCTGGGGTTGGCCGCCTCCGCCACCAGCAGGCCGACGCCCAGCGCCATCAAGGCCAGCCCGGCGTAGTTCACCGGCAGCAGCTGCAGCGCGTACAGGCCGACCAGCAGGCTGATGCCGCCGACGATGCCCGGCAGCATCGCGCCGGGGTGCATCGCTTCCAGCGCCAGTCCGAAGATGCCGGCCAGCAGCAGCAGGTAGGCGATGGTGGGATTGGTGATGATTGCCAGGAAGCGCGTGCGCGCGCCGGGTGCGTACTCGCGCACGGACGCACCCTTTAGCTGCAGCGTGACATCGCGCTCGCCCACCCGTACCTTGCGCCCGTCTGCCTTGGCCAGCAGGTCGGCCACGTCCGCCGCCACGAAGTCGACCACGTGCTGCTGCGCGGCCTCGCTGGCAGTCAGCGTGGCCGCACCGCGCACCGCCTGTTCGGCCCACTGCGCGTTGCGCCCGCGCAACTGCGCCAGCGAGCGGATGTAGGCGATCGCG
This genomic stretch from Rhodanobacter thiooxydans harbors:
- a CDS encoding NfeD family protein, with protein sequence MKRWSRVAWIMCCCMLPVVTVLAAETGQPTASRPMVAQIALDGPIGPAAAEYFDDASKRAVADGAVAIVLRLDTPGGLADSMRQIIAGMLASKVPVLVYVAPAGARAASAGTYILYAGQIAAMAPATHLGAATPVSLGGATPMPLPKTGEQPAPAGSAAKDEAAAGNDAESHKVMNDAIAYIRSLAQLRGRNAQWAEQAVRGAATLTASEAAQQHVVDFVAADVADLLAKADGRKVRVGERDVTLQLKGASVREYAPGARTRFLAIITNPTIAYLLLLAGIFGLALEAMHPGAMLPGIVGGISLLVGLYALQLLPVNYAGLALMALGVGLLVAEAANPSVGAFGVGGLVAFVTGSVMLMNTGVPGYGVNLGVIAGIAVGAAALLALIVWLVFRSRRAHQATGDAAMRMDIGELLEPVGANGEAWMLVRGERWRVHSNIALPAGARVRVVSRQGLLLRVEPAPADATHP